DNA sequence from the Plodia interpunctella isolate USDA-ARS_2022_Savannah chromosome 19, ilPloInte3.2, whole genome shotgun sequence genome:
taaatcttGATGCAAAAAGGTACTCTATGTTATGATTTTAGAGCCCATTTTAGCtttacattgtaaaaatatcaatagcCTAGGACGTGCCAGGGACTTTCTTTACACACATTTGAATTCTTGTGTAGTTTGACAATGTGAAACTATGGGAATCGGATTTTCATCGATTTGCGTAGTAGAAATATGACCAACTAGATGTTgcacggggcttcgctcccgtgggaattttgagataaaatatagtctataacAGTCTTCTATAATGGACATTTCTAATggtcaaataatttttgaaatcggttcggtagtttcggagattacccgcctcatacatacaaacaaaaaatgttggcGCTAGTATGTAGGTTAGTTCAGTCTTAACTGGGAATATTATGATTTCAGAAACTAGTGGATCTGGACATAACCCAAGGCGTATCAGACGGAGAGCTGGAGATATGTGTAAGGACGGTGCTGCAATACAGCGTGAAGACAGACAAGCCCACGTTCAGGAACCAGCTGTATGGGGCCTGCGATCCTTATGGGCTGTCCGGCGCGTGGATCGCTGAGGCCTTCAATACTAGTCAGTGAGTGTTCATATTCTCTCACCAGTTGCATGTTGGAGGCTGTGACGCCTCGAAGCTCGTGGTCGCTGTGGCTTTCAATACTGGTCAGTGAGTGTTCATGTTCAATATATGTAGTGTTATTTCCGCGCGTTCCCGATTGTGTTCGGTGCTGTGACGGGGCGGGAGTATACggagaaaattaaaatcaatgaaCAACAGACCTACCATAAATTTTTACGAACCTGAAATGATacgcatttgtaataaaaaaataaggaaatatctagtacgaatttatttttatttctggataatggtaaatttatttatatttatgaatgcAGATTTAGGTCATTGCATTTCATAATCACATATTTCATCCTATTAACTAGCAAGTGTTACATATGTTGTTACTCGATAGCTATACTACACCTATATAAGAATAGTTTATAGTATTTATCCTGTTTTTTTATGAAGAGAGACAAAAAACATGCACAATGTGCACATCCGTGCCAAAAAGCTGGAATTATAAATTACCATACGAAGTTTCACATAGTTTAATGTCCATGAGTTCAAACGGTTTGCcctattggtaaataaatataaggttGACTGGTATGTCTACAATCTAGTCAGGTACTACAATCTAGTTTGCCTTGCCTAGGTCTAGACTAGTATTTTGTTTACCCTAAATCTACATAATTAGCACTGTACGAGTAATTCTAATaagactatttttttataagtgtcTTGGTACTTTAGGAAGCTTTAAATGAAACTGACTTCATCTCAATTACaatatatctacatataaTCTTGGATATAATAcagaatcaataaataaatcaaattaacaaAAGCAATAGCAAAACGTGTCGGGTCTTGAATCCTAATCCACTGAATGCAGCATGCCGTCGGCCAATCACAACACGGCATTAGTGCTGTGACCACCCCGTAGAGATGGGACATCTAATGTATTGTATTCTTGCAATTTTCGCGTCTAACATATGATTTCTATGGAGTTAAGAAAATTATGACTTTGTGGTTAAGGCTCAAAGGTCCTAGGTTCAAATTCTACTTTGACTTAGATGAACGAAAacttcgtgaggaaacctgcacactaacGACTATTTAGCTAGATGGTCGtagatagtcgtaaaagtcatatctATTTTAGGCGactaaaatctgacaccagtgtatTGAAAACTTCCAGATACACGTACGAAGTAGCGCCCGTGTTTACGCTAATCGAGCTGAAGATTATACACCACATTTTGAAGCTGTTCCGAATCCCAGAAGGAGACGGGATATTCAGCCCTGGAGGCAGCATGTCCATATTGTACGCCCTAGTTGCGGCCAGGTTCAGGGCCTTCCCTGAGGTCAAAAGTAAGGGCATGAGGGGCCTCCCGGAGATGGTTATTTTCACCTCTGAAGATGTAAGTATGAGTTCTCTCTGTTGTTTATATGTTCCCTGTTATAATTCAGTTGTGTGACACCGCAAAGAATATGAAGTCCTATACTCACACacgtagtataaaaaaagtttacatCAATGTTTTGATTCCCatgtagaatttatttaagtccACATTACcagaatttttaatgttatttacagAGTCATTACTCAATAAGAAAAGCAGCTCACTGGCTGGGCTTTGGCACCGAGAGCGTCCACACTATAAAAGTCAATCACGATGGTCAAATGATTGTGTCTGAGTTAGAGAAAGCCATTGAGGAACAGAGGAAGATGGGCAGATTTCCAGTGATGGTGAATGCTACCGCTGGCACCACGGTGTTGGGGGCGATTGACGACCTTGGAGCGATTGCTGATGTGTGTACGAAATATGGGATATGGATGAATGTTGATGTGAGTAAActtcgtatatttttttattctatatgattaatttagtttgagatttttttaaattatataaattgtgtgtTATAGCagaactaataaaaatgtatctatctgtctatataaaacaaatataacaatttgaatTGCCTAAGCCTCGCCTTTCCTTATTGGATATAAGGTACTTCATATTCATAGTCTTATAACTCTTTCGTTTTGTCGTTCCTTtttaagtacaatattttttttgtcttttccCTTATGACTAACCGGAACAGATCAACTATTTATCATTTCCAacttaaaatgtttgattGGTTCGATGGGCAAAAATTTGATTGAAACAACATATTTTAGATCCCTATATGGGATAGGTCGTTGCCGCCGTTGTATATAAATCTATCtagttttttcttataatacaGCTATGATAAACAAGCATACAAAATTCTTAAGTAGAATAACGTTTtgatctttaaatttttttttaatttcaggcGTGCTGGGGTGGGAGTCTGATGTTGTCACCAAAGCTCAAGAGCAAATTGAAATGGGGCCAAAGGTAAGATACAATACGATATTAGTGTTcgacattttttgtttctccTGTTTGTCATATTAGAAAATAGTATTTGGGATAAAAGGGAAATACTAACCtcgaaaaatgttttatatattccgACGATTCTGCGAGGCTAAGAATTAttctactagatgttgcccgcgaCTCCACCCGCGGCAAATAAAGCCTATGACCCTCTCCAGCTCTCTAATTACTACACCAAAATCACCTCAAACTGTTGCTCCGTTTTGACTTAAAAGCCggacaaataaacacactttctatgatactatatttccaTTTTCAGGCCCGACTCGATAGCGTGGAATCCGCACAAGATGGCGGGCGCTCCGCTGCAGTGTTCAGTTTTTCTCGTCAGACACCGCGGGCTGTTACACAAAGCTAACTCCGCCGCGGCCAACTATCTCTTCCAGCAAGACAAGTTCTATGACGTCAACTATGATACAGGAGATAAGAGTATACAATGTGGAAGGAAGGTCAGCTCACACTGTAATGCTCATTGTTTCTCGTTAGAATTGATGTATTTGGTATTTCTCATGTTTGCTGCACAAAgcaaattaaaacaagaaaaCACCCTTTTCCTCCCTGTTCTTTGAATATATAGAAGTCTTTAGATGTCAACTTCCACAGACTCTGCATATTCTATGTAAAACTAATCAATGAAGCCTTATAATACGCATACTTTTCGTATTTGTAGTGCTAATAATCAACAGATTTCTCATCCAAAAGAACAAGGCATTTACCACCGCAATGTATCCATTACAGATAGATGCATTCAAACTGTGGGTGATGTGGAAGGGTCGCGGCGACGCCGGGCTGGCGCGGCTCGCCGAGCGCACGCTGTCCGCGGCCGAGTTCTGTCTCGACGCCGtcgcggcgcggcgcggctTCAGGCTGCTCACTGCCGCGCTGCAGTGCCCGAACGTGTGCTTCTGGTACATCCCCCGCTTTATGAGAGGGCAGGAGGAGGACGATCGGTGGTGGGAACTGATGCATAAGGTTAGTAAACTCGAGCTAGAAAATAGGATTGAACTACGTCCAAGTTATAGTTGGAGAACAATAATTCATTGTTTcgtattcataattattagttAAAGTTTATATAGTTTCTCGCATATTGAAGTTATTTCTCGCTTTgagataatttgaaaattttatttttgctgtcAGTGACTGGTATTCTTAAACGATTACGTAAACATCACGTTACACAATCTTCGTTTCCAACCGGGGTATTTTTTcaactgtatatattttaacaacaataTGTTCAGTAAAtagaatacaaaaacaaaccGAGGAagatcattaaatttaaattttcaaatcgaCAATTAACTAATCAGCCAATTTTATGGGACGACCATATAAACcatttgtcatattttaacatagtttttttggatttgttaaaagaaattgttgtaattaaattagtcACAATAGTTTTCAAACTTAAACAAGTTATACTCGAGTAGGTtttcaaatctttaaaaaaatatttattgtatttaatgtcCTTACAGATCACCCCCAAAATAAAGGAACTTCTGACCCTAAGCTCTCGCCTCATGGTAGCATATTCCCCACTACGACACTACAAGAACTTCTTCCGACTGGCCTTCACCTTCCACCCGGTCATTGACGAGAAACAGGTGGTAGATATGTTGGACGCCATTGAAGAGTGCGGAGAAAAAGTAACTTTGGAAATGTTACATTAAATGTAGTCGCAGTCACTCgcttacttttattttatcattatgtattgttttataactaccattatttaagtttgatattaatatagtataatattaatatagtatattacGGTGGTAAAAAACTTTAAGAATGTATTTCGTGAACCTATAAATAGTTACcaaagtatttaaattgtgcTTGATAAAGCCACATGttataatttggaataaatgtTTACAGATACCTTCGTCTTCATCGTCTACCCCTTCACCCACCTTATGGGATGTGGTACGAGGCGaataagggacacatagcctaggcagctgatagtcAAAAATAGCTTTCCCAAGTCAGGTAGGCTGTtaaatcacagtcgaatcttaaaaatacGCTGACTTTGGGCTTCGCGCCGTAACAGCGTGTGCGGACACAACAATACGCAACGGGCAACATGCGGTGATAAGAGAGAGTAAAACAACTGAGAAACTatcgaaaattattattaggtaaaaCTAAAACTGCACGTTCTGCACGATCCAGGACAAGTACTTGTCGACGCGGGTGTAGATGCCGGGGCGGCCGGGCTCCCCGCAGCGGATGCCCCACGACACCACGCCCACGATGGTCCAGCGCCCGCTCTCCAGCTGGTACATGAGGGGGCCGCCGCTGTCGCCCTGTAAGAACATCCATTTCTCACTTGTAGTATACCTATTTTGATGTACAGACTTTGTCTACATATGTAGGCTAGGCTAAGAAAAATACTctttattacctacttatcGATAAGGCCGATTTGTACACCTTCCTAGTTGTCTAGTTTAAATTGTATTCTTATACCATGTATTTGGTAGAATAGAATGtttttacttacttacctaACAAACGATTAGGATATAAACGCCTTGGGAATAATGTCAGATTTTTTCGTACATGATATCAAAAATTCTGGTAGAAATATTCTCAAAACTTAATAACTTATAAGTTAACTTAGATGTGCGACTTACCTGACAAGCATCTTTGCCGCCCTCGTAGCCGCCAGCACAGATGTTTTCCTCAAACACGGTATTGACCAGAGCGTCGGTACATTGTTGGTGATCCCAAATCGGTACGGCCACTTCCATCAGGACGTCGCTGTGTGGTCCACCATACCATTTTGTACCCCAACCTGTACATAAAGGCGCGAGAAATACATGCAAATTAGTGAGAAACAggaattataatttgtttcacACTTGACACTTACACAGTCGTTGAGTTGagaaattgtgatttttttttggcacAAACAGTCAttataagaaacattttacaataaaaataacatgtagatatagacaaaataattCCGAAAACTTAacagaaaaacataataagtataGCGTGTTGacaatataggtactatttagttgtatataaaacaagaacagatattatataagaaGAAGTAACAACAGAAGTAACAGTAATGACGCATTtacaatacattacataaatagtttcatacataaaatacatataaacttgtttatttatttttcataatttttattaattttactcaGCTGATGACAgtgctttaaataaattactttttatagtcTGCAGCGATTGTGAGAACATATCGATATCTGgaaagtacttatttaaaaggTTTAAACTGCGGTAGAAAAAATTCATTTGAGTATAGTTCTTGAGGAAGCGAGGTGGAACAAATATGTTAAGATGACGAGAGGTACGAACCGGTAGTCGAGCCTTACTAATGAAATTCATCCTGGATAAGAGAGTACAAAGTGATGTGAACAAAGTGagaaatatatgtaaacaaGTGAGAAACGATATGTAGCTTCTTACCAATAATGACTCCAGTTTCGTTGGTCAGCTCCATACCAACTGGCGGCAGACATATCGGCCATACGTAGGAGTTAAACACAGCAGGTCTATGGAGCTTCAAGATGGCGATGTCATGATGGTAGTTGGGGAGCTCAAAGTTGACGTGTTGACGGATCTCCGTGACTAAGAAGTTGTATGAGCGCGTGTCGTTGTTGCGATCGAAGTCATATTCGCCGAGACGTACTCTTAAGTCTTCCGCCTTCCACCTGTGGATGGAAAGTTATTAATTGTTACCAGTTGcatgttttttgaaaaaatcttaGGAATAAGAAGACTTTTTTATAAACGCTGAAAATTTTTGGAAAGAGTGATCAGCGAAAATTAAGTTCGCATCATGGTGGCATTGGGGAAATatgtgtttaatatttaactttcGTATTATAaatctcatcatcatcaatctcAGTTTCATGACCAAGAGTTGAGAAGAGGACCATTTTGGTTGCATACAATTTAGtgaaatttatgtaatatatgcggttttcaacaatagatataagattcctgaggaaggtttaatatgtatatgaaggtgtataatttattatgtttttagccGAGCAAATTCGGGCCGctagtgatttatttttttaaaatctctgCCAGACACCCGTAAAATTATggcataacatttttaatgcaAACAAAGCCATGACACACCTTCTAGTACAGTGGGCAGCAGTGAGCACGTGGCGGTCAGTGATGAGCACTCCTCCGCAGTATTGCCTCATGCCCTCGGGCGTGACGGAGGCCATCCACGGCCACTCGCGGGCGTTGGCGGGCCGCGCGCCCGTCATGCGCCCGTGAGGACGAGTGCTTAGGCCGCAACCTGTAAACGGtcattataaatgaaatgtttattgtcCACTTCAAACAGTCCAAATAGATGGATAATCTTACATTTTCTGAAGTTTACCCGCTACATACAAACCCttcttcatttaaaatattatgagttATTAGAAATGTCAAAAGAAAACATGAATACTGACATCGACGCGTATATAACGTCGTAACGACGGCATCAATCACGcgagtgatttttttaaatattttgaaattatgagTACCATACTCATAGATCAACAAGAAGAGAAAAAATCCAGTACCATCTTTAAAGCAATAAActcattcattcgttcaatatattttatcgcaTTTTGAGTGTTGTGCGTTGGACGGTAGGTTGAATGTCGAATGTCACTAACGTCGAAAGTTATGAAAATTCACCAACATAAGGAGCGGTCACTGAACTTTATCTAGAggtatcttatttttatacataattttgtaaatgtcaatcagaaatatattagttaaatataaaaggtaAAGGAAGGTGACTGACCTCTATTCTCAGCCCGCACGAGTAGTTTCTGTAATAATTCGAACCTCTCCTCCCTGGGTGCAGTGGCGGGCAGGTCACCCGCCAGGCCTATATGACCTGATTCGTCTGGACAGCATATTCCGATCGACCTACAATATAGATCAGTAGGTAGATATGTGTGGAAGATATTCCTACAAGATTAAAATAGAAGACAAGATTAtgattacaagcttttatctaCCTTACTTGCAATGTCTATTCGGGtgaaatcttgcaactcaattttgaatcagatatcttcaaccgattcagctgaaattttgtacatacgtttaatttggatgacaatgcattattatgataacatGATGCACCCAGGAACGACGTGGggactcctcaacggtttaatACACGGAAATGtattaatgattataaaaaaagtatttatgatTAGAAGGCGAACTCATAATATAGTTCCCGAGACCATAATCACACATAtgacacacagacagaccTTATAAGAGACCAAGTTATTTTGCATTTAGTAATCTCCCTTCTGTGTTCCACTTCCTGAGAATGATATGTCACGTCGGACGCAAGTGTTCCCATAATCGGTATGCAGGTGATTCAAAGTGCAATATTTGCAAAACTACTTGAAGAGTATCACTagaattcattcattttgttGATATAATGTACCTAGTGCATacgtggcgtgtggtttcgTCCTAGAATACCACTATAAAtcgtcgtacgaggcgactaagggactcATAACTCAGGGcataggcagctgataggcaacgataACATTCCAAAGGCAggcggctggttgtaaaatcacaaccgaatcttcaaatttttgaGGCTATTTTTTACGCGGGTTCTGGGCTTCGCAACGTTGCAGCCCCGAACGAAACAGGGATATGTGGAAACAGCGCGATTAAGGTATATTTAATATCCTGCGCTTTCGAGTTTCGATTTCgtcggaatttcgggataaaaatacctCTCATAAACCTCATAGCAACAGGAACAAAATTTATACGGGTTAATCAgtacctgtttttttttaatgcaaagAACAAAAGGAGCTGCGAACTTACGTCTGTTCAATGATGCACAAGTTTTCAGTAAAGTGCACTAAGTTGTCGACAATCTTGTCCTTGATGCAATACTGCAGGTGCTTGCAGTGGCCCATCTTCCCGTTCGGCAGCGTGCATTCTTGGTACATTACGTTCGGCTACATggaacgaaataaaataaaatgaataggTACTTCGTCTTCATATATATAAAGACGAAGTACCTATTTGCATGTGCAAATTGTAGGagcctcgtatgacatccacggaTATGACGTgttcctattctagggcggaaccacacgcctttTCTTCAGTTCATTAATAGACGTACTCCAATAACCagtcaaaaattaaacttgCCTTTTTGGGATCAATCTGTACGAATCTCTTCATACGGCTGCTCCCCACGCGCATGCCACCTTCTGACTCCAGTTCCTTCCATGGTGGCTCTGTGGCCTCCACTGTCAACAAACCATCACCATAACTATAGCTTCCCTTTGACCATATCCATATCtccatatttaataaatcgcCTGTCTTTTAAACTTAAGaagatatgttttttaatgtacGAGGGAGAAAGGGTAacctattcatattttaaaattatttttgtctatttctACAACTGAGTAAATTTTGATACCGTTTTTACTATggtttttacattatataggtaaagttttaaaataaaatctgattcataattataagtaggtacactgATACATAAGTTGTATCAAGAAGTGAAGgaattaggtaggtatggTGAGAAAGCAAATTGTAAGATCTCCATcgacaagagcctcgctcAAAAatttgttgatgatgatgtcaTAAGCATAAAGACTTCCACTCACCATTCACATGAAATGCCAGGAATCCAACAAACACCGCTAAAACGAACGCCGGCAGTGACATTGTAACCACACCAGATCGAGTGGAgttgtgatttattttcgCAATTAGGACAGGCAGGATGCTACGATAACGCATAATCCACAGGATGTCACCGATAAGGTCAGTGCGACCGAAATGTCAATCATAATTGTTTTGtacttttagaaaaaataaagatccAGAATTAGTACCCATAGGTACGCCCACGGCACGCCCATGATGATTTGTAAAACTATTTGCAGTATATACATAGCCATTTTATTGTTCTAACAGTTGTTCTAGATGGATAACCAAGAAGGATGAGCTAAGATTAAGCTTGGGTTCTATGTATGAGACAGGCAGGACCCACATGAACTAACAACACGCAAATGACCGATCACCGGCGCTAactcattaatataatttatttttgttgacgCCAATCTTATGGTGGAGATACGCATCTCCACCATAAGATTGGCTACACAAGCCACATCCAAGCACACGAAGTCTGAGCTTGAGCGGTGTCTGTAAACGCTCGGACCATAAACTTTTGTAAGtactataagtattattactaGCTAtttatactagttgttcgccacgaacttagacctcgcgaacacgatatattttgatgagtttttacaaaattgtgaatatttcaaatgatGGGCATCATGAACTTAAAacatgaacttaaaaattctattgacagatcctacatacctttcaaatttcatctaaatcagACCATCGCTTCGAaatttatcgcgttacaaacatacatataatatatttttgctccAAGTCGAATTGGAGACAATTAAGGAGTTTTGTTGGAGTTACCGAAAATGTACCTAACTTAGACCTTAGTATGCTTTATGCTGTTTCAGGGTTCGTTtgaaactttcgcatttgtaattttactgACATGGTACTGGGTAAATGCGTGAACCAAGTCATGGAAAGGTTCCAATGCGAGATTTTAAAGCAGTTAGCGTCGATAAGTga
Encoded proteins:
- the LOC128678399 gene encoding acidic amino acid decarboxylase GADL1, with protein sequence MDSNSDRWSFLDRILQIVKEETEHDQPLIQFRHPRELEKLVDLDITQGVSDGELEICVRTVLQYSVKTDKPTFRNQLYGACDPYGLSGAWIAEAFNTSQYTYEVAPVFTLIELKIIHHILKLFRIPEGDGIFSPGGSMSILYALVAARFRAFPEVKSKGMRGLPEMVIFTSEDSHYSIRKAAHWLGFGTESVHTIKVNHDGQMIVSELEKAIEEQRKMGRFPVMVNATAGTTVLGAIDDLGAIADVCTKYGIWMNVDACWGGSLMLSPKLKSKLKWGQRPDSIAWNPHKMAGAPLQCSVFLVRHRGLLHKANSAAANYLFQQDKFYDVNYDTGDKSIQCGRKIDAFKLWVMWKGRGDAGLARLAERTLSAAEFCLDAVAARRGFRLLTAALQCPNVCFWYIPRFMRGQEEDDRWWELMHKITPKIKELLTLSSRLMVAYSPLRHYKNFFRLAFTFHPVIDEKQVVDMLDAIEECGEKVTLEMLH
- the LOC128678402 gene encoding venom protease-like, which encodes MRYRSILPVLIAKINHNSTRSGVVTMSLPAFVLAVFVGFLAFHVNVEATEPPWKELESEGGMRVGSSRMKRFVQIDPKKPNVMYQECTLPNGKMGHCKHLQYCIKDKIVDNLVHFTENLCIIEQTSIGICCPDESGHIGLAGDLPATAPREERFELLQKLLVRAENRGCGLSTRPHGRMTGARPANAREWPWMASVTPEGMRQYCGGVLITDRHVLTAAHCTRRWKAEDLRVRLGEYDFDRNNDTRSYNFLVTEIRQHVNFELPNYHHDIAILKLHRPAVFNSYVWPICLPPVGMELTNETGVIIGWGTKWYGGPHSDVLMEVAVPIWDHQQCTDALVNTVFEENICAGGYEGGKDACQGDSGGPLMYQLESGRWTIVGVVSWGIRCGEPGRPGIYTRVDKYLSWIVQNVQF